The Anomaloglossus baeobatrachus isolate aAnoBae1 chromosome 5 unlocalized genomic scaffold, aAnoBae1.hap1 SUPER_5_unloc_26, whole genome shotgun sequence genome has a segment encoding these proteins:
- the LOC142259096 gene encoding uncharacterized protein LOC142259096: MDRTGEVRTLEMSGVRFITVSLHNQDYTVVKKTSSERCQNPVSEGWGRPLSPITGPPPHPPIHEDINDQKILELTYKMIELLTGEVPIRCQDVTVYFSMEEWEYLEGHKDLYSDVMMEDPQPLTSPVLSSKRTTPERCPRPLLPQDCKQEDPDIPQDVIPPALSTDDCIGSSDGNLISSEFITHDENITRDTYDEQVQQNCKQNKSYRRDVEHETASTGEKPFSCSECGKCFIQKSSFVRHQKIHTGEKPFSCSECGKCFIQKTALVRHQRSHTGEKPFSCLQCGKCFIQKTALVLHQRSHTGDKPFSCLECGKCFIQKTALCKVEKLKDEEVQFAITTAHLKKKADRLQTIRM, encoded by the exons atggacagaactggagaggtgaggactctggaaatgtctggagtgagatttattactgtgtctctccataaccaggattacacagtagtgaagaagacctctagtgagcgctgtcagaaccctgtgtctgagggatggggaagacccctgagcccaatcacggggcctccacctcaccccccgatacatgaggacatcaatgaccagaagatcctagaactcacctacaagatgattgagctgctgactggagag gttcctataaggtgtcaggacgtcaccgtctatttctccatggaggagtgggagtatttagaaggacacaaagatctgtacagtgacgtcatgatggaggatccccagcccctcacatcaccag ttctatccagtaagaggacaacaccagagagatgtccccgtcctcttctcccacaggactgtaaacaagaagaccccgatattCCTCAGGATGtgattcctccagctctatcca cagatgactgtattgggagttcagatggaaatctaatatcttcagaatttataacacatGATGAAAATATCACACGTGATACATATGACGAGCAAGTccaacagaattgtaagcaaaataaaagttacagaagggatgtggaacatgaaacggcttccacaggagagaagccattttcatgttcagaatgtgggaaatgttttattcagaaatcaagctttgttagacatcagaaaattcacacaggagagaagccattttcatgctcagagtgtgggaaatgttttattcagaaaacagctcttgttaggcatcaaagatctcatacaggggagaagccattttcatgcttgcaatgtgggaaatgttttattcagaaaactgctcttgttttgcatcaaagatctcatacaggggacaagccgttttcatgcttggaatgtgggaaatgttttattcagaaaactgctctt TGCAAAGTGGAGAAGCTCAAGGATGAAGAGGTTCAATTTGCCATCACGACTGCCCATCTCAAGAAAAAGGCGGACCGCCTTCAGACCATCAGAATGTGA